A region of uncultured Anaeromusa sp. DNA encodes the following proteins:
- a CDS encoding acyltransferase family protein, translating to MLHANTSRRLYFLDNLRTSIILLVIVFHIALGYMAPPLSWWYVVDSQTSSAFIPFIITVDVFIMPVMFWIAGYFTLPVLQHKGIGSFFRDKAYRIVLPWLGGVLLLAPAITYMIWFSRSATPPPYLYFWQNLFFTPQVFNHAHFWFLGLLLYFYLLVGILQALRPNWLQKAAAPVLPSAALFGLFTLLCTAAFFTPTLFMPADTWFSKLYIVSFQPARIGICFLYFLLGLHGWRHSWFAPTSAYRPSLRNWLLLAVPATLLFTLYRLGLPAAPTVLFKAGHALLHSLFCLSIFMTLLCLFQRYLNSSSSIWRNLAASSYAIYILHQLIVLPVAYTVQKWNFPILPKYLLVCAVCLILCYAVGYAASRLLTRLPKPD from the coding sequence ATGCTCCACGCCAATACTTCCAGGCGCTTATATTTCCTGGATAATCTGCGCACCTCTATTATTCTCTTGGTTATTGTTTTTCATATTGCCCTAGGCTACATGGCCCCGCCGCTCTCCTGGTGGTATGTTGTCGACAGCCAGACCAGCTCTGCCTTCATCCCCTTTATCATTACTGTGGATGTCTTCATTATGCCGGTTATGTTCTGGATTGCAGGCTATTTTACGCTGCCTGTCCTACAGCACAAAGGCATCGGCTCTTTTTTCCGTGACAAGGCATACCGTATCGTCCTTCCCTGGCTTGGCGGCGTCCTTTTGCTGGCGCCCGCGATTACCTACATGATTTGGTTCAGCCGTTCCGCCACGCCGCCACCCTATCTCTACTTTTGGCAGAACCTATTCTTTACACCGCAGGTGTTCAATCACGCTCATTTTTGGTTTTTAGGGCTCTTGCTCTACTTCTACCTTTTGGTAGGCATTCTGCAGGCATTAAGGCCAAATTGGCTGCAAAAGGCGGCGGCTCCAGTTCTTCCTTCAGCCGCTTTGTTTGGTTTATTCACGCTTTTGTGTACTGCAGCTTTTTTCACGCCCACACTCTTTATGCCCGCCGATACCTGGTTCAGCAAATTATATATAGTTTCTTTCCAGCCCGCCCGCATAGGCATTTGTTTTCTTTACTTCCTGCTGGGTCTTCATGGATGGCGCCATTCTTGGTTTGCTCCCACTTCTGCCTACCGGCCCAGTCTGCGCAACTGGCTGCTCCTTGCCGTACCGGCGACACTTCTCTTTACGCTGTATCGTCTCGGCCTGCCTGCTGCGCCTACGGTTCTCTTTAAGGCTGGCCACGCTTTACTGCATTCCCTCTTCTGTCTGAGTATATTCATGACCTTGCTTTGCCTTTTCCAACGATACTTGAATAGCAGCAGCTCCATCTGGCGCAATTTAGCCGCCTCTTCTTACGCCATCTACATTCTCCATCAGCTGATCGTGCTGCCTGTTGCCTACACCGTGCAAAAATGGAACTTCCCCATTCTGCCGAAATACCTTTTGGTGTGCGCCGTTTGCCTTATCCTCTGCTACGCTGTCGGTTACGCGGCTAGCCGTCTGCTGACTCGTCTGCCGAAACCAGACTAA